In Trichocoleus desertorum NBK24, the following are encoded in one genomic region:
- a CDS encoding GAF domain-containing protein, whose translation MLPPHDINSSLSREVLLHRIANRIRQSLELPEILSKTAAEVRSYLGTDRVKIYQFQPDGHGVVIAESLQSDRLPSLFGLHFPADDIPPYARELFVRARQRSIVNMSTHEIGISPLNCLESGELLNDTDIRYRPVDPCHQEYLMAMGVQSSIVVPVVLEAEATGSSQTPSLQSQSQLWGLLVSHHAEPHTVTEEELQFIQAVVDQVAVAIAQSILLEQVRAQARQEANLNRVTALLQTSPTVNWQDALEEAADTLDAGGRLYLFPDAHQPRELYAHGEQPSFIDPAQKRFIEENLLWQKYLHSVLNTSTDTTGYRSWSVEWMRAVYELAEPTQSTKPVASSWAVNDIYQEPLFRTLAPFFSDTKIRSALIIPLKHGAQVIGCLTFFRSGLDTETLWAGYHNPDTRQLMARQSFDVWRQIQKERSQSWVEAEIKYAQVLGERFSATAKQYRLYQQVQGLNANLERQVEERTEELKQRSEQLQQANIELEYLVDRQTTLSRIVAKIRQSLDIDTIFQVTTQELSQVLKAERVAVYRFNPDWGGEFVGNYEATTPEWQSIGHLGVNMVWDDTHLQETQGGRYRNGEISVVNDIYQPGYAQCHIDLLEQFEIKSFMVVPLFVGPNLWGLLGVYQHSTTRQWKESEVEFVSQIATQLGVALQHAQLLANTKQQAEQLAKTLTDLNQTQLQLVHSEKMSSLGQLVAGIAHEVNNPINFIHGNLAPIQEYTQTLLDLIHAYQQEHPTPSADLDQQLADSDLSYIEEDFPKLCASMKLGTDRIREIVRSLRNFSRLDEADVRAVDLHEGLESTLLILQHRLKPGMSNAVITIEKHYGELPLVECYAGQLNQVFMNLLSNAIDELVEAATEHTTSSKTITIATRCVDAEWVEVSIQDNGRGIPEAVQAKLLSPFFTTKPMGQGTGLGLFISHQIAEKHHGELVCHSELGQGTEFILKLPVKQKAPSA comes from the coding sequence ATGCTGCCCCCCCACGACATCAATTCATCCTTAAGTCGGGAAGTATTGCTCCACCGGATTGCGAATCGTATCCGTCAATCTTTAGAACTTCCAGAAATCTTAAGCAAGACAGCGGCAGAAGTACGGTCTTACTTGGGAACAGACCGAGTCAAGATTTACCAGTTTCAACCAGACGGGCATGGAGTTGTGATTGCTGAGTCGCTACAGAGCGATCGCTTACCCTCCTTATTCGGGCTGCATTTTCCTGCCGATGACATTCCCCCCTACGCACGGGAGTTGTTCGTCCGGGCTCGGCAACGCTCAATCGTGAATATGAGCACCCATGAAATCGGCATCAGCCCCCTTAACTGCCTCGAAAGTGGAGAACTGCTCAACGATACAGATATTCGCTATCGTCCCGTCGATCCTTGCCACCAAGAGTACCTGATGGCGATGGGGGTGCAGTCTTCAATTGTGGTTCCGGTGGTGCTCGAAGCAGAAGCAACGGGGTCTTCCCAAACTCCCTCTCTCCAATCTCAAAGTCAACTCTGGGGACTCTTAGTTTCCCATCATGCTGAGCCTCATACTGTCACGGAAGAAGAGTTGCAATTCATCCAGGCAGTTGTAGACCAAGTCGCGGTTGCCATTGCCCAATCAATTTTGCTGGAGCAGGTGCGAGCCCAAGCCCGACAAGAAGCCAACCTGAATCGAGTGACAGCACTACTACAAACTTCTCCCACCGTAAACTGGCAAGATGCCCTAGAGGAAGCCGCTGATACTCTTGATGCTGGCGGGAGACTCTATCTATTTCCAGATGCTCATCAACCTAGAGAACTTTACGCTCACGGCGAGCAGCCTAGCTTCATTGATCCTGCTCAGAAGCGCTTCATTGAGGAGAACTTACTGTGGCAGAAGTATTTGCACTCGGTCTTGAATACTTCTACAGATACGACTGGGTATCGGTCTTGGTCGGTTGAGTGGATGCGGGCTGTTTACGAACTAGCAGAACCGACTCAATCTACAAAGCCTGTAGCTTCCTCTTGGGCAGTAAATGATATTTATCAAGAACCCCTATTTCGCACCTTAGCCCCCTTCTTCAGTGACACCAAGATCCGCAGCGCCTTAATTATTCCTCTCAAGCATGGCGCTCAAGTCATTGGTTGTCTCACCTTCTTCCGCAGTGGACTCGATACTGAAACCCTTTGGGCTGGCTATCACAATCCGGATACACGCCAGTTAATGGCGCGGCAATCCTTCGACGTATGGCGGCAAATCCAGAAGGAGCGATCGCAGAGTTGGGTTGAAGCAGAGATTAAATATGCCCAAGTCTTGGGGGAACGGTTCTCAGCGACGGCAAAACAATATCGGCTCTACCAACAGGTGCAAGGGCTGAATGCTAACTTAGAGCGGCAAGTTGAAGAACGGACGGAAGAACTGAAACAACGCTCTGAGCAGCTTCAGCAAGCAAACATAGAACTAGAGTATTTAGTAGATCGGCAGACAACCCTGTCTCGCATCGTGGCTAAAATCCGTCAGTCCCTAGACATTGACACTATCTTTCAAGTCACCACTCAGGAACTCAGTCAAGTTCTCAAAGCCGAACGAGTGGCTGTGTATCGTTTCAATCCTGACTGGGGCGGAGAGTTTGTTGGGAATTACGAAGCCACTACACCGGAATGGCAAAGTATTGGTCATCTGGGCGTGAACATGGTTTGGGATGACACTCACCTACAGGAAACCCAAGGCGGACGATATCGCAATGGTGAGATTTCCGTCGTCAATGACATTTATCAGCCAGGCTATGCCCAGTGTCACATCGACTTGCTGGAGCAGTTCGAGATCAAGTCTTTTATGGTTGTTCCGCTCTTTGTTGGGCCGAACCTATGGGGACTTTTAGGTGTTTATCAACATTCCACAACTCGTCAGTGGAAAGAATCGGAAGTTGAGTTTGTGAGCCAAATCGCGACCCAGCTCGGAGTAGCCCTACAACACGCGCAATTGCTGGCGAATACCAAACAACAGGCTGAACAATTAGCAAAAACCTTAACTGACCTGAATCAGACGCAACTTCAGTTGGTTCACAGCGAAAAGATGTCGAGCTTAGGTCAACTTGTGGCTGGCATCGCTCACGAAGTCAATAATCCCATCAACTTCATCCACGGCAACTTAGCGCCGATTCAGGAGTATACCCAAACCTTACTAGATCTAATTCATGCCTATCAGCAGGAGCATCCTACTCCATCAGCAGATCTAGATCAGCAGCTTGCCGACAGCGACCTCAGTTACATTGAGGAGGATTTTCCCAAGCTATGTGCTTCCATGAAGCTAGGCACTGACCGCATTCGGGAGATTGTCCGCTCTTTGCGTAACTTCTCACGTTTAGATGAAGCAGACGTAAGAGCGGTTGACCTACATGAAGGGCTGGAGAGTACGCTTTTAATCCTGCAACATCGATTAAAACCAGGAATGTCTAACGCTGTGATTACCATTGAGAAGCACTACGGGGAGTTGCCATTAGTGGAATGCTACGCGGGACAGCTCAACCAAGTATTTATGAATTTGCTGAGTAATGCGATCGATGAATTAGTAGAGGCTGCCACCGAGCACACAACATCCTCTAAAACCATCACCATTGCGACCCGCTGTGTCGATGCTGAGTGGGTAGAGGTGTCGATTCAAGACAACGGTCGAGGTATCCCAGAAGCAGTTCAAGCTAAGTTGCTGAGCCCTTTTTTCACGACTAAACCAATGGGTCAAGGAACTGGTTTGGGCTTATTTATTAGTCATCAAATCGCTGAGAAGCATCATGGTGAGTTAGTTTGCCACTCTGAGTTAGGGCAGGGCACAGAGTTTATTTTGAAGCTACCAGTGAAGCAAAAAGCACCCAGCGCTTAA
- a CDS encoding SDR family oxidoreductase: MAERVLVVGATGGVGQLVVAKLLEKSFLVRVLSRSAQKAQQMFGDRVEVAVGDIRQAETLPAAMPEITHIICCTGTTAFPSARWDFDLPSQTGLQRWQQWGKIYFDANYRNANAQNSPEKVDAEGVTHLVQAAPRNLKRFVFVSSCGVEHKDKPPYNLLNAYGVLDAKQKGEQAIAQSGLPYTIIRPGRLIDGPYTSYDLNTLLKATTGGKQGVVLGTGDQLSGQTSRIDVASACVECLENPATARKVFEIVNQGKRPADLNWSSLFAQIA, encoded by the coding sequence ATGGCTGAGCGAGTACTAGTTGTTGGAGCAACAGGAGGCGTAGGGCAACTAGTAGTGGCAAAGCTGCTAGAAAAATCATTCTTGGTGCGAGTCCTTAGCCGTAGTGCTCAAAAAGCTCAGCAGATGTTTGGCGATCGCGTTGAGGTAGCAGTCGGAGACATCCGTCAAGCCGAAACGCTCCCGGCGGCGATGCCAGAGATTACTCACATTATTTGTTGTACCGGAACAACGGCGTTTCCTTCAGCTCGCTGGGACTTTGATCTACCATCCCAGACAGGTCTGCAACGTTGGCAGCAATGGGGCAAGATTTATTTTGATGCTAACTACCGTAATGCCAACGCTCAGAATAGCCCCGAAAAAGTAGATGCCGAGGGAGTGACCCATCTAGTGCAGGCTGCACCTAGGAACTTAAAGCGATTTGTGTTTGTTTCATCCTGTGGCGTGGAGCATAAGGATAAACCACCTTACAACTTATTAAATGCTTATGGCGTACTGGATGCAAAGCAAAAAGGAGAGCAAGCGATCGCGCAGTCTGGGTTGCCTTACACCATCATTCGGCCTGGACGATTGATTGATGGCCCTTATACTTCCTATGATCTCAATACCTTGTTGAAAGCTACAACCGGAGGTAAACAAGGAGTGGTGCTTGGGACAGGAGATCAATTATCTGGGCAAACCAGTCGAATTGATGTCGCCTCTGCCTGTGTCGAGTGCTTAGAGAATCCAGCTACGGCGCGTAAGGTATTTGAAATTGTGAATCAGGGGAAGAGGCCAGCAGATCTCAATTGGTCGAGCTTGTTCGCTCAAATCGCTTAG
- a CDS encoding dual specificity protein phosphatase family protein, whose product MRQVLRQIKWLIETIRLQWRSWLRGKPRQRSSYQRQTPFSWVIPGKLAVGGLPQAADHSRLVAANIKVVLSLCAEVEGCLPENITQDFNCLRFVLPDRYYTTQLEVPQLAKAVEVVHQSVQNQLPVYVHCLAGIERSPTVCIAYLCLYQNLELWEALNWIKQVHPSTMPNESQLRALREFLQVHQNL is encoded by the coding sequence GTGAGACAAGTATTACGGCAAATTAAATGGCTAATCGAAACCATCCGACTCCAGTGGCGTAGCTGGCTGCGCGGAAAACCACGGCAGCGATCATCCTACCAGCGCCAAACCCCTTTCAGTTGGGTGATCCCCGGCAAGTTGGCTGTAGGAGGGCTACCCCAAGCGGCAGATCACTCCCGGCTAGTTGCAGCCAATATCAAGGTCGTTCTTTCTCTCTGTGCAGAGGTTGAAGGGTGTCTACCAGAAAACATCACACAGGATTTCAATTGCCTTCGATTTGTCTTGCCCGACCGTTACTATACGACCCAGTTAGAGGTACCTCAGCTCGCTAAGGCCGTTGAAGTGGTGCATCAGAGTGTGCAAAACCAGCTCCCTGTCTATGTTCACTGTTTGGCGGGCATTGAGCGATCGCCGACAGTTTGTATTGCCTACCTCTGCCTTTACCAAAATTTAGAACTCTGGGAAGCTTTGAACTGGATTAAGCAGGTGCATCCCTCCACTATGCCCAATGAATCGCAGTTACGCGCTCTGCGCGAGTTTCTGCAAGTTCATCAAAATTTATAA
- a CDS encoding SLBB domain-containing protein has protein sequence MRQPNNQKLGFSFSHITFTSLLLLGGSAASGWAQMPIVVPPSLAPASLPASSSAPASSPAIDVSQDGYQLGAGDRVRLDIFQVPEYSGEHQVLSDGSLNLPLIGTVPVQGMTLKQASGILSAKYAPIIKRPLVTMTLLSARPLKIAIAGEVSHPGSYTVSPSGEQGVPTVTRAVQLAGGITQAADTRQVQVRRARPLNMGGEQILTVDLWQLLQTGDLRQDLLLRDGDTVFIPTQKTVNLAEANQLAAASFAASKAEPLRIAVVGQVNRPGPYTLTGNMEGQAEAGGGVQMPTLTRAIQVAGGITQSADIRQIQLRRMTKTGADQVIDVDLWKLLQGGDVRQDIPLQEGDTITIPTATAMTPTEVTELASASFSPSKITVNVVGEVVQPGAVEVPPNSPLNQGLLAAGGFNRRAKKGSVELIRLNPNGTVSRQQIAINFSKGLSDKDNPPLRNNDTIIVKRSGISGFSDAVGTVLSPLTGGFGLLRLLGL, from the coding sequence ATGCGTCAACCGAATAATCAGAAACTTGGATTTTCCTTTAGCCATATTACTTTCACCAGCTTATTGCTCCTAGGTGGCAGTGCTGCTTCTGGATGGGCACAAATGCCTATCGTGGTACCTCCCAGTTTAGCGCCTGCAAGTCTGCCCGCATCAAGCTCAGCCCCCGCATCAAGCCCAGCTATAGATGTCTCCCAGGATGGCTATCAATTGGGAGCGGGCGATCGCGTGCGTCTAGATATCTTCCAGGTTCCAGAGTACAGCGGCGAGCACCAAGTCTTATCCGATGGCTCTCTAAACCTACCCCTGATTGGCACGGTACCTGTCCAAGGCATGACGCTCAAGCAAGCCTCTGGGATTCTCTCGGCTAAATACGCCCCGATCATTAAGCGGCCCCTAGTGACGATGACCTTGCTGAGCGCACGACCCCTCAAGATTGCGATCGCCGGAGAGGTCAGCCATCCTGGTTCTTATACGGTGTCCCCCAGCGGTGAGCAAGGGGTTCCCACAGTCACCCGTGCGGTGCAATTGGCGGGAGGAATCACCCAAGCTGCTGATACTAGGCAGGTACAAGTCCGGCGGGCTCGGCCTCTGAATATGGGTGGCGAGCAAATCTTGACGGTCGATCTTTGGCAACTTCTGCAAACTGGGGATTTACGCCAAGACCTACTGCTTCGAGATGGAGATACAGTTTTTATCCCGACGCAAAAAACTGTCAATTTAGCTGAAGCCAATCAATTAGCTGCGGCCAGCTTTGCGGCCAGTAAAGCAGAACCGCTCCGAATTGCCGTTGTAGGACAAGTGAACCGTCCTGGGCCTTATACCCTAACAGGAAATATGGAGGGGCAGGCAGAGGCAGGTGGAGGAGTGCAAATGCCCACTCTGACGCGAGCGATTCAAGTGGCAGGAGGCATTACGCAATCAGCGGATATTCGTCAAATTCAATTACGGCGGATGACGAAAACAGGAGCAGATCAAGTCATTGATGTGGATCTCTGGAAGCTGTTACAGGGTGGGGATGTGCGTCAAGATATTCCCCTACAAGAAGGAGATACAATCACGATCCCCACGGCAACGGCCATGACCCCCACGGAAGTCACAGAGCTGGCTTCAGCAAGTTTTTCACCCAGCAAAATTACGGTCAATGTGGTAGGTGAAGTTGTACAGCCCGGTGCGGTAGAAGTGCCACCCAATAGCCCCCTTAATCAAGGATTACTGGCAGCAGGAGGCTTTAACCGCAGAGCGAAAAAAGGCTCGGTAGAGCTAATTCGGCTCAATCCTAATGGCACTGTGTCCCGACAGCAAATCGCGATTAATTTCTCCAAGGGGTTGAGTGACAAAGACAATCCCCCTTTACGGAACAATGACACTATTATTGTCAAGCGATCGGGTATTTCTGGGTTTTCAGACGCGGTCGGCACTGTGCTTTCACCCCTCACGGGAGGTTTTGGCTTATTACGGCTTCTTGGTCTTTGA